In one Mesorhizobium australicum genomic region, the following are encoded:
- the dctP gene encoding TRAP transporter substrate-binding protein DctP, whose protein sequence is MHIVKTTLAALAYAAFATTAQAETRLSLTSGFPPGSIPPVAHQQLADWLAANSDLKLDVTAMTLLSLPETSAGLRDGIADMAYMLTQYYPAEYKESNLAGDMTMLTTVGTKTDVPGLVMSAAFAEYVALNCDGCQTEFKAQNHVFLGSGASSAYALVCRLPINTVADLKGKKFRVGGGNFGRWAEYFGGTKVTMPGAEMFEALSQGVVDCSTLSTPELVNWQLFDVTKAVVLGAPGGVYGAVASNNINRDKWKSLTNEERTALLKGAGIVTAGVAIGYQQQAAAAEKIAKEKGIPVEPASAELQAASDAFVTEDMKAVAKQFTDTYGLKEVDAKMKTIGDLIEKWKGKLQGVDISTNQPYADLLWTEIYSKLDPATYGMD, encoded by the coding sequence ATGCACATCGTGAAGACCACCCTGGCGGCGCTTGCTTACGCTGCTTTTGCCACCACAGCGCAGGCTGAAACGCGCCTGTCTCTGACATCAGGTTTCCCGCCCGGATCGATTCCGCCGGTCGCGCATCAGCAACTGGCAGACTGGCTGGCCGCAAACAGCGACCTCAAGCTCGACGTGACGGCCATGACCCTCCTGAGCCTTCCGGAGACGTCGGCAGGCCTTCGCGACGGCATCGCCGACATGGCCTACATGCTCACGCAGTACTATCCAGCCGAGTACAAGGAATCGAACCTTGCCGGCGACATGACCATGCTAACCACGGTTGGCACCAAGACGGACGTGCCGGGCCTCGTCATGTCAGCCGCATTCGCCGAATACGTCGCGCTGAATTGCGATGGCTGCCAGACCGAATTCAAGGCGCAGAACCATGTGTTCCTGGGTTCGGGTGCGAGCTCGGCCTACGCGCTAGTCTGCCGCTTGCCGATCAACACGGTCGCCGATCTCAAGGGCAAGAAGTTCCGCGTAGGCGGTGGCAATTTCGGCCGCTGGGCGGAGTATTTTGGCGGCACGAAGGTAACGATGCCCGGCGCCGAGATGTTCGAGGCACTGAGCCAGGGGGTGGTCGACTGCTCGACACTTTCCACGCCTGAATTGGTCAACTGGCAGCTGTTCGACGTGACCAAGGCGGTCGTTCTCGGCGCACCCGGCGGCGTCTACGGCGCGGTCGCATCCAACAACATCAACCGCGACAAGTGGAAGAGCCTGACCAATGAGGAGCGCACGGCTCTGCTCAAGGGTGCAGGTATCGTCACCGCCGGCGTGGCGATTGGCTACCAGCAGCAGGCGGCAGCCGCCGAGAAGATTGCCAAGGAAAAGGGCATCCCTGTTGAGCCGGCTTCGGCTGAGCTGCAAGCGGCGTCAGACGCATTTGTCACGGAAGACATGAAGGCCGTCGCCAAGCAGTTCACCGACACCTACGGCCTCAAGGAGGTCGACGCGAAGATGAAGACCATCGGCGACCTCATCGAGAAGTGGAAGGGCAAGCTGCAGGGCGTCGATATCTCGACCAACCAACCCTATGCCGACCTCCTCTGGACCGAGATCTACTCGAAGCTCGATCCCGCCACCTACGGCATGGACTGA
- the dctP gene encoding TRAP transporter substrate-binding protein DctP, with the protein MRRIAITSTLALMTALTTSAMAQDKPLKLSSGFPPVAVPPIAYKTVAEWLAASSAFKAEVFSMTLLSLQETSAGIRDGITDVGYVLTPYSPAEFSEMNLAADMSMLVTTGTQAPNMAMSGAIVEYVTLNCPDCQDEFTAQNQVFLGGGASTAYSLVCKDPINTIAEIRGKSIRVGAPVFGRWVEKFGGTKASIPGSEMFEALSQGVVQCTMVGTPDVVNFQLQDVVKSIMVGAPGGVFGGTASMNVNLDLWRSLTDEERRTLIQAGSLMTAEVNAGYNRQAVDAEKSIRDKGIAMVNATDEFVAATNDFVREDMKTIRQQFTSLYGVNDVAKKMATITTLVDKWKVKLEGVDPTDGEAYRKLLWKEIYSKLDPATYGMK; encoded by the coding sequence ATGCGTCGCATCGCCATCACGTCGACCCTCGCCCTGATGACTGCCCTGACCACGTCGGCCATGGCGCAGGACAAGCCGCTGAAGCTTTCGTCCGGCTTCCCGCCGGTTGCCGTGCCGCCGATCGCCTACAAGACGGTTGCGGAATGGCTTGCGGCCAGCTCGGCCTTCAAGGCCGAGGTCTTCTCGATGACGCTGCTCAGCCTGCAAGAAACATCGGCCGGCATCCGCGACGGCATCACAGACGTCGGCTATGTGCTGACGCCCTATTCGCCTGCGGAGTTCTCGGAAATGAACCTCGCGGCCGATATGTCGATGCTGGTCACGACTGGAACGCAGGCGCCGAACATGGCGATGTCAGGAGCGATCGTCGAATATGTCACACTGAATTGTCCGGATTGCCAGGATGAATTCACCGCCCAGAACCAAGTGTTCCTGGGTGGTGGCGCATCGACCGCCTATTCGCTCGTCTGCAAGGATCCCATCAACACGATCGCCGAGATTCGCGGCAAATCGATCCGCGTCGGCGCGCCGGTGTTCGGGCGCTGGGTGGAAAAGTTCGGCGGCACCAAGGCCTCGATACCCGGCTCGGAAATGTTCGAGGCGCTGAGCCAGGGCGTTGTCCAGTGCACCATGGTCGGCACGCCCGATGTCGTAAACTTCCAGCTTCAGGACGTTGTGAAGTCCATCATGGTCGGCGCGCCCGGCGGCGTCTTCGGCGGCACCGCCTCGATGAATGTGAACCTCGACCTGTGGCGCAGCCTTACCGACGAAGAGCGCAGAACGCTCATCCAGGCGGGCTCGCTCATGACGGCTGAAGTCAATGCCGGCTACAACCGCCAGGCAGTCGATGCCGAGAAGTCCATCCGCGACAAAGGTATCGCGATGGTCAACGCCACTGACGAGTTCGTCGCCGCGACGAATGACTTCGTCAGGGAGGACATGAAGACGATCCGGCAGCAGTTCACCTCCCTCTACGGCGTCAACGATGTCGCGAAGAAAATGGCCACTATCACGACGCTGGTCGACAAATGGAAGGTCAAGCTGGAGGGGGTCGATCCCACGGACGGCGAGGCTTACCGCAAGCTCCTTTGGAAGGAGATCTATTCCAAGCTCGATCCCGCCACTTACGGGATGAAGTAG
- a CDS encoding TRAP transporter small permease: protein MEDVVPGENTPEPPRPAAFPVRILGRLIDVTTVVGAVAVALMMTHIAIDVLAKYVFGMPLPGTITVVSNYYMIVVAFLPLAFTERVNGHISVEVLTEHFPMGLQRALNIAAMLMAAFIIGALAWQSWLDAERARDIGTFEIEHDAKLLTWPARYLLPIGCALMALTFVAKILLALRRGAAQPLNRPFF from the coding sequence ATGGAAGACGTCGTTCCCGGCGAAAACACGCCTGAACCGCCACGGCCCGCAGCCTTTCCCGTTCGCATACTCGGTCGCCTCATCGACGTTACGACCGTCGTCGGCGCAGTCGCTGTCGCGCTGATGATGACGCACATCGCAATCGACGTGTTAGCAAAATACGTGTTCGGCATGCCGCTGCCCGGCACGATCACCGTCGTTTCGAACTATTATATGATTGTTGTCGCGTTCCTCCCGTTGGCATTCACGGAGCGGGTCAACGGGCATATCTCCGTCGAAGTCTTGACGGAGCACTTCCCGATGGGGCTCCAGCGCGCGCTCAACATCGCTGCGATGTTGATGGCGGCCTTCATTATTGGCGCCCTCGCGTGGCAATCCTGGCTCGATGCCGAGCGCGCCAGGGACATCGGCACCTTCGAGATCGAACACGACGCGAAGCTGCTGACCTGGCCCGCGCGCTACCTGTTGCCCATCGGCTGCGCCCTGATGGCGCTCACGTTCGTCGCCAAGATTCTGCTGGCGCTGCGGCGTGGCGCGGCCCAGCCGCTCAACAGGCCCTTCTTCTAA
- a CDS encoding TRAP transporter large permease, translating to MTNIAIGYAGIAALLALIALRVPIGMSLIGVSFVGIWSIVGPRAAFGALGTIPWNFTATWQMSSVPMFLLMGFLCFHAGLTKGLFNAARLWMSRLPGGVAIASVFGAAGFAAVTGSSVACAAAMGRIAIPEMMRNRYDAAFATGTLAAAGTLGALIPPSILFILYGIIAQVPVGQLFMAGVGAGLLTAAGYVTVIIIRAKLNPALAPPLTEKPTAAERLAALGETWPVTVLMAGVLGGLFFGIFTPTEAGGAGAAFSLIIALVRRSISWRGFYNSLVETMQTSAALFIIAIGANMLTRFMAISGAGNDLAAFINALGADPAVLMIGITIVYLLLGMFLEPIGAMLLTLPILLPVLKSANIDLLWFGVILAKYLEIGMITPPIGLNVFVIKSVVGDLVSTGRIFYGITWFLVADLVVITLLIVFPEIILWLPSMMR from the coding sequence TTGACCAACATTGCGATCGGCTATGCCGGGATTGCCGCCCTCCTTGCGCTGATCGCGCTTCGCGTGCCCATCGGCATGTCGCTCATAGGCGTGTCCTTCGTGGGGATATGGTCGATCGTCGGGCCTCGCGCCGCGTTCGGCGCGTTGGGAACGATCCCCTGGAACTTCACTGCGACCTGGCAGATGAGCTCGGTACCGATGTTTCTCCTCATGGGGTTTCTGTGCTTCCACGCGGGGCTGACGAAAGGCCTGTTCAACGCGGCCCGGCTGTGGATGTCGCGCCTGCCGGGTGGAGTTGCGATCGCATCGGTTTTCGGCGCAGCGGGGTTCGCGGCGGTCACCGGCTCGTCGGTTGCCTGCGCCGCAGCGATGGGTCGTATCGCCATCCCCGAAATGATGCGCAACCGCTATGACGCCGCCTTCGCGACAGGCACGCTGGCGGCGGCCGGCACGCTCGGCGCGCTGATTCCGCCGTCGATCCTCTTCATCCTCTACGGCATCATCGCCCAGGTTCCGGTCGGACAGTTGTTCATGGCCGGCGTCGGCGCGGGCCTGCTCACGGCCGCGGGCTATGTCACGGTCATCATCATCCGGGCCAAGCTCAATCCCGCGCTTGCGCCGCCGCTGACGGAGAAGCCCACAGCAGCAGAGCGTCTTGCGGCGCTCGGCGAAACCTGGCCGGTCACAGTGCTGATGGCGGGTGTGCTCGGCGGGCTGTTCTTCGGCATTTTCACGCCGACGGAAGCGGGCGGCGCAGGCGCAGCCTTCTCGCTCATCATCGCTCTGGTTCGCCGCTCGATTAGTTGGCGCGGCTTCTACAATTCGCTTGTCGAGACGATGCAGACATCGGCCGCGTTGTTTATCATCGCCATCGGCGCAAACATGCTTACGCGTTTCATGGCGATCAGCGGCGCCGGCAACGACCTTGCTGCCTTCATCAATGCCCTTGGCGCGGACCCTGCCGTGCTCATGATCGGCATCACCATCGTCTACCTGCTGCTCGGCATGTTCCTGGAGCCGATCGGCGCGATGCTGCTCACGCTGCCGATCCTGCTCCCTGTCCTCAAGAGCGCGAATATCGATCTGCTTTGGTTTGGCGTCATCCTCGCCAAATATCTGGAGATCGGCATGATCACCCCGCCGATCGGTCTGAATGTGTTCGTCATCAAGAGCGTGGTCGGCGACCTCGTATCGACAGGCCGCATCTTCTACGGCATCACCTGGTTCCTGGTGGCAGATCTTGTCGTTATCACGCTGCTGATCGTGTTCCCGGAGATCATTCTCTGGCTACCTTCGATGATGCGCTGA
- a CDS encoding VOC family protein, whose protein sequence is MLPLFTGVKQVCVVVEDLDATIRSYWETAGIGPWAVWTPALTGMRIRGEDTPYSMKLAMAWTDGFMWEVVQPLSGPSIYREHLDRYGEGMHHVLVQTGNHDYDDMIAEASQRGCAPLMEGNWNGTQFAYLDTIGPLKMVLEVFRRPPAYKRPEPDYCYPRRPENMPL, encoded by the coding sequence ATGCTGCCCCTCTTCACCGGCGTCAAACAGGTCTGCGTCGTTGTCGAGGATCTCGACGCGACCATCCGCAGCTATTGGGAAACGGCGGGCATCGGCCCCTGGGCGGTGTGGACGCCCGCGCTGACCGGCATGCGAATCCGCGGCGAGGACACGCCCTATTCGATGAAGCTCGCCATGGCGTGGACCGACGGCTTCATGTGGGAGGTGGTACAGCCGCTCAGCGGACCGTCGATCTATCGCGAGCATCTCGATCGATACGGCGAAGGCATGCATCATGTCCTCGTGCAGACAGGCAATCACGACTACGATGACATGATCGCGGAAGCGAGCCAGCGGGGCTGCGCGCCTCTGATGGAGGGCAACTGGAACGGCACCCAGTTCGCCTATCTCGATACAATCGGGCCGTTGAAGATGGTGCTGGAGGTCTTCCGGCGGCCACCGGCTTACAAACGACCAGAGCCGGACTACTGCTACCCGCGCCGCCCCGAGAACATGCCTCTGTAG
- a CDS encoding flavin-containing monooxygenase, with the protein MRQGEAAKTQPGDGTLHVLVIGAGFGGLYMLHRLRKAGFKAHAYEAADNVGGTWYWNRYPGARCDVESMQYSYSFDEELQQEWNWSERFATQPEILRYINHVADRFDLRRDITFNTRIVAARFDDASNRWEVETDKGELLHAQYVVSAAGCLSTPRLPDLPGLGNFKGKFYHTGDWPREGVDFTGLRVALIGTGSSGIQAIPEIAKQAKQLTVFQRTPNFSLPARNAPLTDAQIHHWKSQYAQLRKYAREETRSGTIYDFPVKSALDASDEERTGEYEARWQKGGANFMHSYNDLAISEAANTTAADFVRAKIRETVKDPAVAEALSPYDYPIFTKRICVDTEYFETYNRDNVELVDLRKKPLDTITATGIHTADGERDFDAIVFATGFDAITGALTSIDIVGLGGRTLKDKWSEGPRAYLGLISQGFPNLFMMTGPGSPSVLSNVIVSIEQHVDFISDCLEHMRRAGIDRIDASQEAENEWVAHVNEVASQTLYPRAASWYMGANIPGKPRVFMPYIGVNVYREKCDEIVRDGYRGFVLRDERAAASVQPAAE; encoded by the coding sequence ATGAGGCAAGGCGAAGCTGCAAAGACCCAGCCGGGTGATGGGACGCTGCACGTCCTCGTGATCGGCGCTGGCTTTGGCGGGCTTTACATGCTGCATAGGCTGCGTAAGGCCGGCTTCAAGGCTCACGCATATGAAGCGGCCGACAATGTCGGCGGCACGTGGTACTGGAATCGCTATCCCGGCGCGCGCTGCGATGTCGAAAGCATGCAGTATTCCTATTCCTTCGACGAAGAGCTTCAGCAGGAGTGGAACTGGAGCGAGCGCTTTGCGACGCAGCCAGAAATCCTGCGCTACATCAATCACGTCGCAGACCGCTTCGACCTGCGTCGGGACATTACCTTCAACACCCGGATCGTTGCGGCGCGTTTTGACGATGCATCGAACCGCTGGGAGGTCGAGACCGACAAGGGCGAGCTTCTCCATGCGCAGTATGTCGTGTCGGCTGCCGGTTGCCTGTCGACGCCGCGGCTGCCCGATCTCCCGGGGCTCGGCAATTTCAAGGGCAAGTTCTACCACACCGGAGACTGGCCGCGTGAGGGCGTCGACTTCACCGGGCTGCGCGTGGCGCTCATCGGGACCGGGTCGTCCGGCATCCAGGCGATCCCCGAAATCGCCAAGCAGGCGAAACAGCTGACCGTTTTTCAGCGGACGCCGAATTTCTCGCTGCCGGCCCGCAATGCGCCGCTGACCGACGCGCAGATTCATCACTGGAAATCGCAATATGCACAGCTGCGCAAATATGCGCGCGAAGAGACCCGGTCTGGCACGATCTATGACTTCCCGGTGAAGTCGGCATTGGATGCGTCCGATGAGGAGCGGACCGGCGAATACGAGGCGCGCTGGCAAAAGGGCGGCGCCAATTTCATGCATTCCTACAACGATCTCGCGATCAGTGAAGCCGCCAACACGACGGCGGCCGATTTCGTGCGCGCGAAAATTCGCGAGACCGTGAAAGACCCCGCCGTGGCGGAGGCGCTGTCTCCCTATGACTATCCGATCTTCACCAAGCGCATCTGCGTCGATACCGAGTATTTCGAGACCTACAACAGGGATAATGTCGAGCTCGTCGATCTGCGCAAGAAGCCGCTCGACACAATCACGGCCACGGGCATCCACACGGCCGATGGCGAGCGGGACTTCGATGCGATCGTCTTCGCCACCGGCTTTGATGCCATCACAGGCGCGCTGACGTCGATCGACATTGTCGGGCTTGGCGGCCGCACACTGAAGGACAAATGGTCTGAGGGACCGCGCGCATATCTAGGCCTGATCAGCCAGGGTTTCCCTAACCTGTTCATGATGACTGGTCCCGGCAGCCCCTCGGTGCTGTCCAACGTGATCGTCTCGATCGAGCAGCATGTCGATTTCATCAGCGATTGTCTCGAGCATATGAGAAGAGCCGGCATCGACCGGATCGACGCCTCGCAGGAGGCCGAGAACGAATGGGTGGCGCATGTCAACGAGGTCGCCAGCCAGACGCTCTACCCGCGCGCGGCCTCGTGGTATATGGGCGCCAACATTCCGGGCAAGCCGCGCGTGTTCATGCCGTATATCGGCGTCAATGTTTATCGCGAGAAATGCGATGAGATTGTGCGTGACGGCTATCGCGGGTTTGTCCTGCGCGATGAGCGCGCCGCCGCGAGCGTCCAGCCCGCAGCGGAATAA
- a CDS encoding alpha/beta hydrolase — translation MPLHPFMIELLQKLAGRPALSAGTPEDGRLMVAAGRAGLGRGPGMHHVNDVTVPSRRRRTPGRLFYPSAIPDGLILYLHGGGWVLGALDDYDTYARTLAAETNFAVLLLDYALAPEHPFPAGLDDCVDAITACIDGTVPGMTVNRPLVVAGDSAGANLATVALGKVARRKEVALQVLYYPVTDCDFGTGSYAAHGKGLPLTGRDMRWFFKHYAPSNLWASPDISPLKSNNLADMPPAIIATAEYDVLCDEGEAYAQKLRDAGVPVTLRRLDGLAHGFVRLHNLFDAPMDELRKVAAEIRATRAPQHISGD, via the coding sequence ATGCCGCTGCACCCGTTCATGATCGAGCTTCTGCAGAAGCTCGCTGGACGCCCCGCCCTATCGGCCGGAACCCCCGAGGACGGTCGACTGATGGTCGCGGCAGGCCGCGCCGGTCTTGGTCGTGGACCGGGCATGCACCACGTGAACGACGTCACTGTCCCCTCACGCCGGCGCAGAACGCCGGGGCGCCTGTTCTATCCGTCTGCCATACCCGACGGTCTGATCCTCTATCTGCACGGCGGCGGCTGGGTGCTCGGCGCGCTGGATGACTACGACACCTATGCGCGCACGCTCGCGGCCGAGACGAACTTCGCCGTCCTCCTGCTCGACTACGCGCTCGCGCCCGAACATCCCTTTCCCGCCGGTCTCGATGATTGTGTTGACGCCATCACCGCCTGCATCGACGGCACCGTGCCCGGCATGACGGTCAACCGCCCGTTGGTCGTGGCCGGCGATAGCGCAGGCGCAAATCTCGCGACCGTCGCGCTCGGCAAGGTCGCGCGCCGAAAAGAGGTCGCGCTGCAGGTTCTCTACTACCCCGTCACCGACTGCGATTTCGGCACCGGGTCCTATGCGGCGCATGGCAAAGGCCTTCCGCTCACCGGCCGCGACATGCGCTGGTTCTTCAAACACTATGCGCCGTCGAACCTCTGGGCATCGCCGGATATATCGCCGCTGAAGTCGAACAATCTTGCCGACATGCCGCCGGCGATCATCGCCACTGCGGAATATGATGTTCTGTGCGATGAGGGCGAAGCCTATGCACAGAAGCTTCGCGATGCGGGCGTTCCGGTCACGCTGCGCCGGCTCGATGGCCTGGCGCATGGCTTTGTCCGCTTGCACAACCTTTTCGACGCGCCAATGGACGAACTGCGCAAGGTGGCTGCAGAAATTCGGGCGACGCGCGCCCCTCAACATATTTCGGGAGATTAG
- a CDS encoding aldehyde dehydrogenase family protein, protein MTQPIREIEAVGFLSDGKAKGHLIGGRQVPSQSGRVFDTFNPANGKRLTQLSEGSAADVDAAVRVARAAFEGPWSRWTPYQRQSLLVKIRDLIEANFDELAMIETLDMGAPLSRTKNLKGPILQMIMYFSSQTMGASGETLGNSLPGNVTTMTIKAPVGVVGGIIPWNGPLISQWWILGAALATGCTVVMKPAEDASLSVLRVVELLHEAGMPEGVVNVVTGFGAEAGEALARHPDVDRVAFTGSTVTGRKIVEASAVNMKKLQLELGGKSPDIVFADADLDKAVPGAAMAVFTNSGQVCYAGTRLFVQRSIQEEFTARLAEFSKTLRVGDPLDANVQLGPLISQKQLDRVLGYVEGAPGEGAKLASGGARVGGDLSSGYFVEPTIFTDVTNSMRIAREEIFGPVISVIPFDTAEDVLTMANDTEYGLGGAVWSRDMSTALKMVHGLHSGTVWVNCYGMVDPNVGFGGIKMSGYGVKGSRNHIDAYLYAKSVYIAG, encoded by the coding sequence GTGACTCAACCAATTCGCGAGATCGAGGCCGTGGGTTTTCTGTCGGACGGCAAGGCCAAGGGCCACCTCATCGGCGGACGTCAGGTGCCGTCCCAGTCGGGCAGGGTCTTCGACACATTCAATCCGGCCAATGGCAAGCGCCTCACCCAGTTGTCGGAAGGCAGCGCTGCAGACGTGGACGCGGCCGTTCGTGTCGCTCGCGCAGCTTTTGAGGGCCCTTGGAGCCGCTGGACGCCCTACCAGCGACAATCCTTGCTAGTGAAGATACGCGACCTGATCGAAGCCAATTTCGACGAACTGGCGATGATCGAGACGCTCGATATGGGCGCTCCGCTCAGCAGGACAAAGAACCTGAAGGGTCCGATCCTTCAGATGATCATGTATTTCTCCAGCCAGACCATGGGCGCGTCGGGCGAAACGCTCGGCAACTCCCTCCCCGGCAATGTCACGACCATGACCATCAAGGCGCCGGTCGGCGTCGTCGGCGGCATTATCCCATGGAACGGCCCGCTCATCAGCCAGTGGTGGATTCTCGGTGCTGCGCTCGCGACCGGCTGCACCGTGGTCATGAAGCCGGCCGAAGACGCCTCGCTCAGCGTGCTGCGTGTCGTCGAGCTGCTGCATGAGGCCGGCATGCCCGAAGGTGTGGTCAACGTGGTCACCGGTTTCGGCGCGGAGGCTGGCGAGGCGCTGGCGCGGCATCCCGACGTCGATCGTGTCGCCTTCACCGGCTCCACGGTGACAGGTCGCAAGATCGTCGAGGCGTCGGCGGTCAACATGAAGAAGCTTCAGCTTGAGCTTGGCGGCAAGTCGCCTGATATTGTCTTCGCCGACGCCGATCTGGACAAGGCCGTGCCCGGCGCGGCTATGGCCGTCTTCACCAATTCCGGCCAGGTCTGCTACGCTGGCACGCGCCTGTTCGTCCAAAGGTCCATCCAGGAGGAGTTCACGGCGCGGCTGGCGGAGTTTTCCAAGACCCTGCGGGTGGGCGATCCGCTCGACGCCAATGTCCAACTCGGCCCGCTGATCTCGCAGAAGCAGCTTGACCGGGTGCTCGGCTATGTCGAAGGCGCGCCCGGCGAAGGCGCCAAGCTCGCTAGCGGCGGCGCCCGAGTGGGCGGAGACCTTTCGTCGGGTTACTTTGTCGAACCCACCATCTTCACTGACGTCACCAACTCTATGCGCATCGCGCGCGAGGAGATTTTTGGTCCTGTTATCTCGGTCATTCCCTTCGACACCGCCGAAGACGTGCTGACCATGGCAAACGACACCGAGTATGGTCTGGGTGGCGCAGTCTGGTCCCGCGACATGTCAACCGCATTGAAGATGGTGCACGGCCTCCACTCGGGCACGGTCTGGGTCAACTGCTACGGTATGGTCGACCCGAATGTCGGCTTCGGTGGCATCAAGATGAGCGGCTACGGCGTCAAGGGCAGCCGAAACCACATCGATGCCTACCTCTACGCAAAAAGCGTTTATATTGCGGGATAG
- a CDS encoding AMP-binding protein, whose amino-acid sequence MTPREIMRAATGAANEAAPLLWTHLRRAAAEAEAGGRTAVVHGATRLSYADLAARAEALAAALLATGVKTGDVVSYQLPNGIEAILVALAALRIGAVANPVIPIYRRKEVSFIVAQARPAIVFASASYRGFAHARMMVELAGPSATIVSCGGPRDGAVALEDFLSPHLGSHAAAPDAHPDADALLLYTSGTEGDPCSASAVMGPNRLNWERKISGSS is encoded by the coding sequence ATGACGCCGCGCGAGATCATGCGCGCCGCGACCGGTGCGGCGAACGAGGCAGCGCCGCTGCTGTGGACGCATCTGCGGCGCGCCGCGGCGGAGGCGGAGGCGGGCGGCCGCACCGCCGTCGTTCACGGCGCGACGCGCCTCTCCTATGCCGATCTCGCCGCGCGCGCCGAGGCGCTCGCGGCGGCCCTCCTCGCGACGGGCGTGAAAACCGGCGACGTCGTCTCCTACCAGTTGCCCAACGGCATCGAGGCTATCCTGGTCGCGCTCGCCGCGCTGCGCATCGGCGCGGTCGCCAACCCGGTCATCCCGATCTATCGCCGCAAGGAGGTCTCCTTCATCGTCGCGCAGGCAAGGCCCGCGATCGTCTTCGCATCCGCCTCCTATCGCGGCTTCGCGCATGCGCGGATGATGGTCGAGCTGGCCGGACCGTCCGCGACGATCGTGTCCTGCGGCGGCCCGCGCGACGGCGCGGTCGCGTTAGAGGACTTCCTTTCGCCGCATCTCGGCAGCCATGCCGCCGCGCCCGACGCGCATCCCGATGCGGACGCGCTGCTGCTCTACACCTCCGGCACCGAGGGCGATCCCTGTTCGGCGTCAGCGGTAATGGGACCAAACAGGCTTAACTGGGAGCGGAAGATTTCTGGTTCATCGTAG
- a CDS encoding SDR family NAD(P)-dependent oxidoreductase, which produces MADPADRDPDSVPDYMALARLGGQGHVVIGAGRGIGRQCAHALSQAGARVVCVDMDLSRAKTVAAELNGVAMSADVTKRAEVERLIDQARRELGRIDGIVNIVGASLGSTVLDATDELIDRNLDINLRHAILTVQVGARLMAENGGGCVTLVGSIAGISALPKQALYGAAKAALHHFVRSSAAELGHLGVRVNAVAPGYVRTPRMLDRFDDDKWDEIEDATPLQRSGVPSDIASVALFLASGWGSFLTGQVILADGGLTAPIRAMRASSAAQISGRLLNT; this is translated from the coding sequence ATGGCCGACCCTGCGGACCGCGATCCCGATTCCGTGCCCGACTACATGGCGCTCGCCCGCCTTGGCGGCCAGGGCCATGTGGTCATCGGCGCCGGGCGCGGCATCGGCCGGCAATGCGCGCATGCCCTGTCGCAGGCCGGCGCGCGCGTCGTCTGCGTCGACATGGACCTTTCGCGCGCCAAAACAGTCGCGGCCGAGCTTAACGGCGTCGCCATGAGCGCCGACGTGACGAAGCGCGCCGAGGTCGAGCGCCTGATCGATCAGGCCCGCCGCGAGCTGGGCAGGATAGACGGCATCGTCAACATCGTCGGCGCCTCGCTCGGCTCCACCGTCCTCGACGCCACGGACGAGCTGATCGACCGGAACCTCGACATCAATCTCAGGCACGCCATCCTGACGGTGCAGGTTGGCGCGCGGCTGATGGCCGAGAACGGCGGCGGCTGCGTCACGCTCGTCGGCTCCATCGCCGGCATCTCGGCGCTGCCGAAGCAGGCCCTCTACGGCGCGGCGAAGGCGGCGCTGCATCACTTCGTCCGCTCGTCGGCCGCCGAGCTCGGCCATCTCGGCGTGCGCGTCAACGCCGTCGCGCCGGGCTATGTGCGCACGCCGCGCATGCTCGACCGGTTCGACGACGACAAATGGGACGAGATCGAGGATGCCACGCCGCTGCAGCGCTCTGGCGTGCCGTCGGACATCGCCTCGGTCGCGCTGTTCCTCGCATCGGGCTGGGGCTCGTTCCTCACCGGACAGGTCATCCTCGCCGACGGCGGCCTCACCGCGCCGATCCGCGCCATGCGCGCCTCCTCGGCGGCGCAGATATCCGGCCGACTTCTGAACACCTGA